GATGCAGCGGCGGCGATGTCGAACGAGATGCTCGCCGGCAGCTTCACCGCGCGCGCCGCGGGCGCGACATGCGCTTCGCTGTATGCGCCGAGCGGACCAGTGCAATACGCAACGCGATCGCCGACAGCAAAGCGCGCCACGCCTTCGCCGATCGCATCGACAATTCCCGCCGCCTCTTGCCCGAGGCCTGTTGGCAGCGGCAACGGATAGAGCCCGCCGCGATGGTACGTGTCGATGAAGTTCACGCCGATCGCGTGATGCCTGACGCGCACCTCGCCCTTGCCTGGCGACGGCATGTCAACGTCCACGAACTTCATCACGCTGGTGTCGCCGGGCGTTTCAACGCGGAACGCTTTCATCGAACTACCTCGTCGCCAAGCACTGCAAAGCGGCGTTGGCTTCGTCGCCGTCATTGTCATCGAGATTGCGCGCCGCTTCGATCGGTCGATCCGTGGCGATGAGCTGCAAACCCGTATCCGCGAACGCGGCGTATTGATCGAGGCCATCGCGCGCGAAGCGCTTGTCCCACGAATTCTCGCCGCCCAGCGTGCCGAACATCGCTTCGACGCCGCGCTGCGAGAGCGCGATGTTGAGCGCGGAGTTCGGTTCCTCGGTGCCCGTCCACGCCAGCACTTTGGTGAGATCGATCCCGCGCGCGGCCAACGCACCGATGTCGGCCGGATCGTCCATCGACACCGACAGCATCATCTCCGGCGCGAGGTTGTGCACGCGCACCGCCGCGTCGTCGCTGTAGGTGATGAAGATCACCCGGTTGATGGCGTTGGCCTCGCGCACGACCGCGAGCACGTCCTCGTACGAGACGCCGCGCTTCACATCGAGTTCGAGGATCGTCTTGCCGTTGGCCCAATCGAGCGCCTGGCGCAACGTCGGCGGATGCGCGTTGAGCGCCGTGCCCGCTTCGTCTTCGAGCTGCAGCGCCTGGATCTCCTCCAGCGTATGCGCGCGCACCTCGCCTGTGCCAGTGGTCGTGCGGTCGAGCGTGTCGTCGTGCATCAGCACGAGCTGGCCGTCGCTGGTGCGGGCGATATCGATTTCGAGCAACGCCGGAACCTGGCTTGTCGTGTGCTCGAACGTCTCGATCGCGTTCTCTGCGTAGCCGGGCGCGGGGCCGCCGCGATGCGCCGCGACGATCGCGTGGCTGCCCGTGCGCAGGCAATCGAAGAACGCGCCGACGTCGGCCGGCGCCAGCGCCGTCGATTGCGCGACGGACGGCGCTTCGGTTTGCGACGCCGGCGGCGAACAGGCGGCGAGCGCGATCAGGGATGCGGCAAGCAAACGCTTCACGAGAGGTGCTCCTTCAGGAACGCGATGGTCCGTCCATCGGCAAGTTGTTTGGCGGCTTCGTCGTAGTGCGCGCCGCCTTCGCGGGTGAATGCGTGATCCTGCTCGGCATACTCATGCACGATTGCGAGCGGATTGCTCTTCAGAGTTTCGCGGATCGTGTTCAGCGCTTCTACCGGGATGAAGGCGTCCTTCATCGGGTTATGGAGC
This window of the alpha proteobacterium U9-1i genome carries:
- a CDS encoding glycerophosphoryl diester phosphodiesterase, which codes for MKRLLAASLIALAACSPPASQTEAPSVAQSTALAPADVGAFFDCLRTGSHAIVAAHRGGPAPGYAENAIETFEHTTSQVPALLEIDIARTSDGQLVLMHDDTLDRTTTGTGEVRAHTLEEIQALQLEDEAGTALNAHPPTLRQALDWANGKTILELDVKRGVSYEDVLAVVREANAINRVIFITYSDDAAVRVHNLAPEMMLSVSMDDPADIGALAARGIDLTKVLAWTGTEEPNSALNIALSQRGVEAMFGTLGGENSWDKRFARDGLDQYAAFADTGLQLIATDRPIEAARNLDDNDGDEANAALQCLATR